CTTCAGCTTGTCGGCCTTGGCCAAAGCCTGCCTTATGTCGTGAAAGGTCCAGCCATCCACAATGGTGACGTCACGCTGCATCACCCTGCCCTGAGCCATATTGGTCAGCAACTGCTGCGGCGTGATACCGGGAATCAGTGCGTATTCACCTGCGTGCAACCGTCCTGCCACGTGCATGCGCTCGGCAAGCAGGCGCCAATAGAACGGTGCGGAGGTGCTCAATCCTTCCGCGCGCAGTTGGTGCACGATGTCCTTGAAGCTGGTGCCACGTCCGATGTCGATGCTTTCACCCGTGACGCTGACCCTCAGTGGCGTGATGCCAAAGCGGTTGAAATCACGCCAGAACCACATTGCCGTGCCCGCCACAACCAACAACAGGATCAGTAGCAAAAGACGCCACGATGTGCGCCCCAGATTTGCACCGCTTCGATTCATGCCTGCTCCATCGGAAAGCCAAGGTCGCGCCAGCATTGCTGCATGGCGCGGGTCACCGGGCCGGGAGCGTACACGGTATCCCCCACGGCCTGAACCGGCAGGATGCCGCGAACACTGGAGCTGAGGAAGAGCTCGGAAGCATGCAGGCATTCCGCCAGCGGCAGATCACGGACCGCACAAGCCGGAAAAGCATCCAACAACGCGGCGCGGGCCACGCCGGCGATGCCGCAGCGATCCACGGAAGGCGTGACGATCACCCCATCGATCACGGCAAACAGATTCGCAGCAATAGCCGAGATGACGTGACCACGCTGATCGCAAACCAATCCTTCGGCAATCCGTGGATCACTCCATTCAGCACACGCCAGTACTTGCTCCAGCCGGTTCAGATGCTTGATACCCGCCAGCAAAGGCTGGTCGGCCAGCCGAATCGCACACAAACGCATGCGAATGCCCTGCAGGTAGATGCCGGCGGGTATAAGTGGCGCAGGAAATGCGGCAACGATACGCGTCGTTTTGCTGACCGACGGCAATGCATAACCGCGTTCGCCGATCCCGCGCGTCAACGTGATCCGTAGCACGGCATGCGGCAGATTTTTGCTGGCTTGCAAAGCTTCCTGCCAAAGCCGCGGGGGATCTGGCGCAGGTATCCGCAAGCGCTCGCATCCTAGCAGCAGGCGTTGCATATGCCTTTCCCACAGCGGCGCATGCGTCCCGACCAGCCGAATGGTTTCAAACAGCCCATCGCCGTAACTCAGTCCACGATCCAGTGCCGATACATGCTCCTGTGGCTGGCCGTTGATCAGCATCATCAGCCGGCCACTCCCAGTGCGCGCAGCATGCCGCGCGCCTTGGCGCGGGTTTCGTCCAGCTCTTTGGTCGCCATGGAATCAGCCACGATGCCAGCGCCGGCACGCAGACTTACATCATGACCCTGCAGGGTCAGTGTGCGGATGAGGATGTTCAGATCGAGGTCGCCATCGCGATCGAGATAACCCAGCGCACCGGTGTAGGCACCGCGTGGAGCATCTTCCAGCGCCGCAATGATCTCCATGCAACGCACCTTGGGGCAACCGGTGATGGTGCCGCCTGGAAAGGTGGCGGCGATCACTTGCCCTGGCGTCACGCCGTCGCGTAAACGACCTCGCACATTTGAAACGATGTGGTGCACGTGGGCGTAGCTTTCCACCACCATCAGCTCGTTCACTTCGACCGTGCCGGGCCGGCAAACGCGACCGAGATCATTGCGCGCCAGATCGATTAGCATGACATGCTCGGCGCGCTCCTTGGGGTGCGCGGTAAGCTCGCGGATGCGCGCCAGATCGTCATCGCCGGTAACGCGCGGCCGCGTGCCGGCGATCGGCCGGGTTTGCACCAAGCCACGCCGCACTTCGACCAGGCGCTCCGGTGAAGAACTGACCACCGCCCAGTCCTTCTGCTGCAGCATTCCCGCAAACGGCGCAGGATTGGCGCGACGCAGTGCGGCGTAAAGGCTTGCCGCAGTCGGCGCTTCGGTAAAGTGTGCATGCCATGCGCGCGACAGGTTCACTTGAAAAATATCGCCGGCATGCAAGTGTTCGTGAATGCGCGCCACGCCATCCAGAAAGAGCGACGGCGCGTCTTCTTCCATGGCATCAGGCACCGTGAGCGGCGGCATCAGCGGCATGGCATCCAGATCCGCTGCCATCGCATCCAACAAGCGTTCCTGTCCCGCCTCAGCGACCAGGATGGTGCGCTCATGCACGTAATCGACAATGATCGCCGCCGGGCAACGCACTGCCTGCGCCACCGGCAAGTGTTGTGGATGGTGTAGACGCAAGCTTGGCTCGATCTGCGCAGCCAACTCATAGGCGAGCAGCAACACCCAGCCGCCGTGGAAGGGCAATCCATCGTCTGGGCCATGCGGCAAACGCTCGGCGCGCCATGCCGCATCCAATGCATCAAGAAAACGACCGGAATGCACTTGGCCTTCGGCATCGCGCACGCAACCGTCCGCAGCCAGCGTGAGGGTAGCTTGCGGAAACGCGAACAGCATGTCGTAGCGTGCATGCGCACTACCCTGCGTGACGCTTTCGAGCAACGCAGGATAGCGCTCCGGAAATGCAGCGGCCGGCGCGAGCAGATCGCGCCGGCCGGCAAACGCACGATGAATGGTAGTCACTTAGATACGACTAGATACGACGGAAAACAAGCGTACCGTTGGTACCACCAAAACCGAACGAGTTGGAGATGGCTATGTCGAGCTTCGCCTCGCGTGCCGTATGCGGCACGAAGTCGAGATCGCAGCCTTCACCCGGCTCGTCGAGGTTGATAGTGGGGGGCACCACCTGGTCGCGCATGGCCAGGATGGTAAAGATCGCCTCCACGCCACCTGCCGCACCGAGCAAATGACCTGTGACGGATTTGGTCGAGCTCATCGCCAACTGGTAGGCGTGATCGCCGAACACACGCTTGGCGGCGAGCACCTCACACAGATCACCTGGCGGCGTGGAGGTGCCGTGCGCATTGATGTACTGCACATCGGAAGGATTGACGCCACCATCCTTCAGTGCCGCTTCCATGCAACGCGCCGCGCCCTCGCCACCCTCGCTAGGAGCAGTGATGTGATAAGCGTCGCCGCTCATGCCGAAGCCCACCAGTTCGGCGTAGATCTTCGCGCCACGCGCCTTGGCGTGTTCGTACTCCTCAAGCACCAGCACGCCGGCGCCATCGGACAGCACGAAACCATCGCGGTCCTTGTCCCACGGACGACTGGCCTTGGCCGGCTCGTCGTTGCGGGTGGACATGGCCTTGGCCGAGCAAAAGCCTGCCATGGCCGTGCCGGTGGTGGCGAACTCAGCACCACCGGCGATCATCACGTCGGCATCGCCGTACTGGATCATACGTGTAGCCAGACCGATGTTGTGCGCACCGGTGGTACAGGCAGTGACACAGGCGATGTTCGG
The sequence above is a segment of the Dyella sp. M7H15-1 genome. Coding sequences within it:
- the pabC gene encoding aminodeoxychorismate lyase translates to MMLINGQPQEHVSALDRGLSYGDGLFETIRLVGTHAPLWERHMQRLLLGCERLRIPAPDPPRLWQEALQASKNLPHAVLRITLTRGIGERGYALPSVSKTTRIVAAFPAPLIPAGIYLQGIRMRLCAIRLADQPLLAGIKHLNRLEQVLACAEWSDPRIAEGLVCDQRGHVISAIAANLFAVIDGVIVTPSVDRCGIAGVARAALLDAFPACAVRDLPLAECLHASELFLSSSVRGILPVQAVGDTVYAPGPVTRAMQQCWRDLGFPMEQA
- a CDS encoding aminodeoxychorismate synthase component I, whose product is MHRAFAGRRDLLAPAAAFPERYPALLESVTQGSAHARYDMLFAFPQATLTLAADGCVRDAEGQVHSGRFLDALDAAWRAERLPHGPDDGLPFHGGWVLLLAYELAAQIEPSLRLHHPQHLPVAQAVRCPAAIIVDYVHERTILVAEAGQERLLDAMAADLDAMPLMPPLTVPDAMEEDAPSLFLDGVARIHEHLHAGDIFQVNLSRAWHAHFTEAPTAASLYAALRRANPAPFAGMLQQKDWAVVSSSPERLVEVRRGLVQTRPIAGTRPRVTGDDDLARIRELTAHPKERAEHVMLIDLARNDLGRVCRPGTVEVNELMVVESYAHVHHIVSNVRGRLRDGVTPGQVIAATFPGGTITGCPKVRCMEIIAALEDAPRGAYTGALGYLDRDGDLDLNILIRTLTLQGHDVSLRAGAGIVADSMATKELDETRAKARGMLRALGVAG
- the fabF gene encoding beta-ketoacyl-ACP synthase II translates to MSKRRVVVTGMGIISPVGNDIATAWDNILKGVSGIGPVTHFDATAYATRIAGQVKGFDPVQWIAPKEIKKMDPFIHYGIAAGTQALRDSGLEVTEQNAPRIGVAVAAGIGGLHTIEHTSIELHDKGPRRVSPFFVPSSIINMVSGHLSIMYGLKGPNIACVTACTTGAHNIGLATRMIQYGDADVMIAGGAEFATTGTAMAGFCSAKAMSTRNDEPAKASRPWDKDRDGFVLSDGAGVLVLEEYEHAKARGAKIYAELVGFGMSGDAYHITAPSEGGEGAARCMEAALKDGGVNPSDVQYINAHGTSTPPGDLCEVLAAKRVFGDHAYQLAMSSTKSVTGHLLGAAGGVEAIFTILAMRDQVVPPTINLDEPGEGCDLDFVPHTAREAKLDIAISNSFGFGGTNGTLVFRRI